From Camelina sativa cultivar DH55 chromosome 20, Cs, whole genome shotgun sequence, the proteins below share one genomic window:
- the LOC104770628 gene encoding LOW QUALITY PROTEIN: cation/H(+) antiporter 3 (The sequence of the model RefSeq protein was modified relative to this genomic sequence to represent the inferred CDS: inserted 1 base in 1 codon), with product MEDYGDNKMXYLRDTWRQGTMICDVIPLNPSSNGVWPEQKFSDPNINVHFWSYAFPHLQMIFLIISFLWQFLHFFLQRLGMIRFTSHMLTGVLLSKTFLKENSAARRFFSSEDYKEIVFSLTAACSYMMFWFLMGVKMDMSLVRTTGRKAITIGISSVLLSTLVCSVIFFGNLRDVGTKKSDNTLNSLEYVVIYSIQCLSSFPVVGNLLFELKLQNSELGRLAISSAVVSDFSTSVLASALIFMKELKDDQTRLGSVFIGDVIVGDRPLKRAGIVVLFVCVAIYVFRPLMFYIIKQTPSGRPVKPIYLTTIIVMVSGSAILANWCKQSIFMGPFILGLAVPHGPPLGSAIIEKFESAIFGTFIPFFIASSSTEIDITALFHWKDLKGIILIILISFVVKFIFTTVPALFYRMPMEDCFALSLIMSFKGIFELGAYALAFQRGSVRPETFTVACLYIMLNSAIIPPILRYLYDPARMYAGYEKRNMQHLKPNSELRILSCIYRTDDIRPMINLLEATCPSRESPVATYVLHLLELVGQAHSIFISHKLQTLKTEETSYSNNVLASFEKFRKEFYGSVFVSTFTAISMPDTMHGDICMLALNNTTSLILLPFHQTWSADRSAIISNSSMIMNLNESVLDAAPCSVGIFVYRSSVGRRTINDAVSNLSTYNVCMVFLGGKDDREAVTLAARMARDPRITVTIVRMITTDENAREKSEWDKMLDDELLRDVKSNTLVDIFYSEKAIEDASETSGFLKSLSNDFDMFIVGRGKGRTSVFTEGLEEWSEFKELGVVGDLLTSHDINGQASVLVIQQQQLMI from the exons ATGGAGGACTATGGAGATAATAAGA CTTACCTGAGAGACACATGGAGACAAGGAACCATGATTTGTGACGTCATACCTCTCAACCCTAGCTCCAATGGTGTTTGGCCTGAACAAAAATTCTCAGATCCAAACATCAATGTTCATTTCTGGAGTTACGCGTTTCCACACTTGCAGATGATATTTCTCATCATCTCTTTCCTTTGGCAATTCTTGCATTTCTTCCTCCAACGTCTCGGCATGATCCGTTTCACTTCTCATATGCTT ACTGGTGTTCTTTTAAGCAAGACTTTCCTAAAGGAGAACTCAGCGGCGAGACGATTTTTTTCTTCAGAAGATTACAAAGAGATTGTGTTTAGTCTTACTGCTGCTTGTTCTTACATGATGTTTTGGTTCTTGATGGGAGTTAAAATGGACATGAGTTTGGTCCGAACCACGGGGAGAAAAGCTATTACCATTGGGATCTCCTCTGTTTTACTTTCCACGTTGGTTTGTTCCGTTATCTTTTTCGGAAACTTAAGGGACGTAGGAACGAAAAAATCAGACAATACTCTCAATTCATTGGAGTATGTTGTGATTTATTCAATCCAATGCCTTTCGTCTTTCCCTGTCGTTGGAAACCTTCTTTTTGAGCTAAAGCTACAGAACTCAGAGCTCGGTCGTCTAGCGATATCTTCTGCTGTAGTTAGTGATTTCAGTACCTCGGTTCTTGCTTCCGCTCTCATCTTCATGAAGGAGCTCAAGGACGACCAAACACGGCTCGGTAGTGTGTTTATAGGAGATGTTATTGTAGGGGACCGTCCTTTGAAGCGAGCAGGGATAGTGGTTCTCTTTGTTTGTGTTGCAATCTACGTTTTCAGACCGTTGATGTTCTACATTATAAAACAAACGCCTTCTGGTCGTCCCGTCAAGCCAATATACTTAACTACAATCATTGTTATGGTTTCTGGTTCAGCCATTCTTGCAAATTGGTGCAAGCAATCTAttttcatgggacctttcatCTTAGGTCTTGCTGTTCCTCATGGCCCTCCTTTAGGTTCTGCAATCATTGAGAAGTTTGAGTCGGCTATATTTGGCACTTTTATTCCGTTCttcattgcttcttcttccacgGAGATCGATATCACGGCTTTGTTTCATTGGAAAGATCTCAAAGGTATTATACTCATCATATTAATATCTTTCGTCGTCAAATTCATCTTCACTACCGTTCCTGCTTTGTTCTACCGTATGCCAATGGAAGACTGCTTCGCTCTATCTCTTATCATGTCTTTTAAAGGCATCTTCGAGCTCGGCGCTTACGCCTTAGCCTTCCAAAGAGGG TCTGTTCGTCCCGAGACCTTCACTGTCGCGTGTCTTTACATAATGTTGAACTCCGCAATCATACCTCCGATATTGCGGTACTTGTATGATCCTGCGAGGATGTACGCAGGGTACGAGAAGCGGAATATGCAGCACCTGAAACCAAACTCTGAACTAAGGATTCTGTCTTGCATTTACAGAACAGATGATATACGTCCAATGATCAATCTTCTTGAAGCTACTTGCCCGTCCCGGGAATCTCCTGTTGCAACCTATGTCCTCCATTTGTTGGAGCTCGTAGGACAAGCCCATTCCATCTTCATTTCCCACAAATTGCAAACTCTCAAAACAGAGGAGACGTCTTATTCAAACAACGTACTTGCCTCTTTTGAAAAATTCCGCAAAGAGTTCTACGGATCGGTCTTCGTAAGCACCTTCACAGCTATATCTATGCCCGATACGATGCATGGAGACATTTGTATGCTTGCTCTCAACAACACTACTTCTCTCATACTTCTTCCTTTTCACCAGACTTGGTCCGCTGACAGATCCGCTATAATCTCAAACAGTAGCATGATCATGAACCTTAACGAGAGCGTTCTTGACGCTGCACCATGTTCTGTCGGAATCTTTGTGTACCGAAGCAGTGTTGGACGAAGAACCATTAATGACGCTGTTTCAAACTTATCAACATACAATGTCTGTATGGTCTTCCTAGGCGGTAAAGACGATAGAGAAGCAGTGACACTTGCAGCACGAATGGCTCGAGACCCTAGAATCACTGTAACCATTGTCCGAATGATCACTACCGATGAGAACGCACGGGAAAAGTCAGAATGGGATAAAATGCTTGACGATGAACTTCTTAGAGATGTGAAGAGCAACACATTAGTAGACATTTTCTACTCGGAGAAAGCAATTGAAGACGCCTCTGAGACATCTGGTTTCTTGAAATCGCTTTCAAACGATTTTGATATGTTCATAGTGGGAAGAGGGAAAGGAAGGACGAGTGTGTTCACAGAAGGGCTTGAGGAATGGAGTGAGTTTAAGGAGCTTGGTGTTGTTGGTGATCTATTGACTTCACATGATATTAATGGCCAAGCTTCTGTTTTGGtaatacaacaacaacagcttATGATTTAG
- the LOC104770625 gene encoding SRSF protein kinase 2-like — MADEKNGGRLSDASDYSSEDEGTEDYRRGGYHTVRVGDTFKNGCYVIQSKLGWGHFSTVWLAWDTPNSRYVALKIQKSAQHYTEAAMDEIKILKQIAEGDEEDNKCVVKLLDHFKHAGPNGNHVCMVFEYLGDNLLSVIKYSDYRGVPLHMVKEICFHILVGLDYLHRKLSIIHTDIKPENILLCSTIDPEADARKAGTPLVLPTAKDKNVPERQAEKDKPKSYTYSADLTKNQKKKIRKKAKKVEGSEENERDTNSEARSNGNSYVEGSEESSERVKDAENDSQKSRGNRRGSRSTRQKLLADVDRKCKLVDFGNACWTYKQFTSDIQTRQYRCPEVVLGSKYSTSADMWSFACICFELATGDVLFDPHSGENFERDEDHLALMMELLGVMPKKIALGGRHSRDFFNRQGELRHIRRLRFWPLSKVLTDKYDFSEEDAIAMQDFIIPILGFAPEKRPTAAQCLTHPWMNPVPRSLKPSSSPQKPIEEEASDENKTKEKDEREAMEVGVGNIAIDGSEPKTSAREGRQSARDLRT; from the exons ATGGCGGATGAGAAGAACGGTGGTCGTCTGAGTGATGCTAGTGACTACTCGTCAGAGGACGAAGGAACAGAGGATTACAGGAGAGGAGGCTACCATACGGTTCGAGTGGGTGATACTTTCAAGAATGGATGTTATGTCATTCAGAGTAAGCTTGGTTGGGGACATTTCTCCACTGTCTGGCTTGCTTGGGACACTCCCAACTCT AGATACGTAGCTTTGAAAATCCAGAAGAGTGCTCAGCACTATACTGAGGCAGCCATGGACGAGATTAAGATATTGAAACAGATCGCAGAAGGTGATGAGGAAGATAACAAGTGTGTTGTGAAGCTTCTTGATCATTTCAAGCACGCGGGTCCTAATGGGAACCATGTTTGTATGGTCTTCGAGTATTTGGGAGATAACCTCTTGTCTGTTATCAAGTACAGTGATTACCGAGGGGTTCCTCTTCACATGGTTAAAGAGAtctgttttcatattttagttGGTTTGGATTATCTTCACCGCAAGCTCTCCATTATTCATACTGATATCAAGCCGGAGAACATTCTGCTTTGTTCCACCATTGACCCTGAAGCAGATGCTAGGAAAGCAGGTACTCCTCTTGTACTTCCAACCGCTAAGGACAAGAATGTTCCTGAGAGACAGGCTGAGAAAGACAAACCCAAGAGTTACACTTACAGTGCGGATTTGACTAAGaatcagaaaaagaagattCGTAAGAAAGCTAAGAAAGTGGAAGGTTCAGAGGAAAATGAGAGAGATACTAACTCTGAGGCAAGATCAAATGGAAATTCATATGTGGAGGGGTCGGAAGAGAGTTCAGAAAGAGTAAAAGATGCAGAGAATGATAGTCAAAAGAGTCGGGGAAATAGGAGAGGAAGTCGATCCACGAGGCAAAAGTTACTTGCGGATGTTGATCGGAAATGCAAGTTGGTAGATTTTGGGAATGCTTGTTGGACTTATAAACAGTTTACGAGTGATATACAGACGAGACAGTACCGGTGTCCTGAGGTTGTTCTTGGCTCAAAATACTCAACCTCTGCGGATATGTGGTCATTTGCTTGCATTTGTTTTGAGCTTGCCACCGGAGATGTTCTATTCGATCCTCACAGTGGTGAAAACTTTGAGCGGGATGAG GATCACTTGGCATTGATGATGGAGCTTCTTGGGGTGATgccaaaaaag attgCATTAGGCGGACGCCATTCGCGAGATTTCTTCAACCGACAGGGTGAACTGAGGCACATCAGGCGGTTACGGTTTTGGCCACTTAGCAAGGTCTTAACAGATAAATATGACTTCAGCGAGGAAGATGCAATTGCTATGCAAGATTTCATCATTCCTATACTTGGATTTGCACCTGAGAAGAGACCAACGGCTGCTCAGTGCCTAACGCACCCATGGATGAATCCGGTCCCTAGATCATTAAAACCGTCATCGAGTCCACAGAAACccatagaagaagaagcatcagaTGAGAATAAAACGAAGGAAAAGGATGAGAGGGAAGCGATGGAGGTTGGTGTTGGGAACATCGCCATTGATGGCTCGGAACCAAAGACCTCAGCAAGAGAAGGTCGTCAATCTGCTCGTGATCTTCGCACTTAA
- the LOC104770627 gene encoding magnesium transporter MRS2-11, chloroplastic, translating into MALTPSSSSFTPLLNSSDHSPSPSLHYLLPGSSPSFSLHLSALSRRTPIYFEALKVLSSSSRSKCLAKSSTTAEDFVGDYESLNVSDDDGSDSGNSDGGDNGGSDDSKKISSSSSTDSTSLGIREPVYEVVEVKATGVISTRKINRRQLLKSSGLRPRDIRSVDPSLFMTNSVPSLLVREHAILLNLGSLRAIAMRDRVLIFDYNRRGGRAFVDTLMPRLNPRSMNGGPSMPFELEAVESALISRIQRLEQRLMDIEPRVQALLEVLPNRLTADILEELRISKQRLVELGSRAGALRQMLLDLLEDPHEIRRICIMGRNCTLRRGDDDLECTLPSEKLIAEEEEEEIEMLLENYLQRCESCHGQAERLLDSAKEMEDSIAVNLSSRRLEVSRFELLLQVGTFCVAVGALIAGIFGMNLRSYLEEQASAFWLTTGGIIIGAAVAFFLMYSYLSRRKIF; encoded by the exons ATGGCGTTAactccatcttcatcttcattcacTCCACTCCTCAATTCCTCCGAtcattctccttctccatctctccattatcttcttcctggatcttctccttccttctctctccACTTATCTGCCCTGAGTAGAAGAACTCCGATCTATTTCGAAGCACTCAAagttttatcatcatcatcgagaTCGAAATGTTTAGCGAAATCCTCTACAACCGCCGAAGATTTCGTCGGCGATTACGAATCCCTAAACGTTAGCGACGATGATGGCAGTGACAGTGGTAACAGTGATGGAGGAGATAACGGAGGAAGCGATGATTCAAAGAAGATCAGTTCTTCTTCGTCAACTGATTCTACGTCTCTGGGAATTCGTGAACCCGTTTATGAG gttgTTGAAGTGAAGGCGACTGGAGTAATATCTACAAGGAAGATTAACAGAAGACAGCTTCTCAAATCCAGTG GTCTGCGTCCAAGAGATATACGAAGCGTTGATCCTTCATTGTTTATGACAAACTCAGTGCCATCTCTTTTG GTTCGTGAACATGCGATTCTGCTCAATTTGGGCTCTTTGCGAGCAATAGCAATGCGAGACCGTGTCCTTATTTTTGATTATAACCG GAGAGGAGGAAGGGCTTTTGTAGATACATTGATGCCTCGGCTTAACCCAAGAAGTATGAATGGAGGGCCCTCTATGCCATTTGAACTCGAG GCTGTTGAATCGGCGCTTATCTCAAGGATACAACGATTAGAGCAAAGGCTTATGGACATAGAACCCCGT GTCCAAGCTCTTCTTGAGGTTTTGCCCAACCGCTTAACTGCTGATATATTGGAGGAACTTCGTATTAGTAAACAAAGACTG GTCGAATTAGGCTCCAGAGCTGGAGCTCTTAGACAAATGCTTCTGGATCTTTTAGAGGATCCCCATGAAATACGCCGCATATGCATCATGGGAAGAAACTGCACACTTAGAAGAGGAGACGATGATTTGGAGTGTACGTTACCCTCAGAGAAGCTGATTGCTGAGG aagaagaggaggaaataGAGATGCTCTTGGAGAACTATCTGCAGAG ATGTGAGTCATGCCATGGACAAGCAGAAAGACTTCTGGATTCTGCAAAGGAAATGGAAGACTCAATTGCTGTCAATCTAAG ttCTCGGAGGCTTGAGGTCAGCAGATTCGAGTTGCTTCTTCAGGTCGGTACATTTTGTGTTGCAGTTGGTGCTCTGATCGCAG GTATATTCGGCATGAACTTGAGGTCCTATCTTGAGGAACAAGCT TCTGCATTCTGGCTAACAACGGGTGGAATCATCATAGGCGCTGCAGTCGCCTTCTTCCTCATGTATTCGTATCTCAGTAGACGCAAAATATTTTGA